Sequence from the Thunnus maccoyii chromosome 11, fThuMac1.1, whole genome shotgun sequence genome:
AGCGATGCACTGTGgagcaaacacaacaaaaaacattttagccACCTGACATCAATCCCACGCAGGtccgtgtgtgcgtgcgtgagagagagtgagcggGACAGAGCAGAGCggaatgtgtgtgtaagacgCTACAATTATGTGCCGGCCGGAGAGCCCCTAACCCCTGTGTGTAATAGACTACAATTAATAGCATATTGCAGCTCAAAATCACAcccataaataaacaaacaacccTTAACATGTGCAACACAAGGTACACAAGCATATATACATCTTTAATACCAACTGAACATCACAGCAACCTCAGTCAAAGTCACATAAAAGAGCTAAGTAACTAGCGGCTAATCGTTATCATTCTAATCGCTAACTTGCTAGCTCAcatctaaaacaaaaacagaataagcCTGACATAATTAGTGCATTCGCACTCACATATTAAGGATGCACACAGTCCAGCACACAACACAGGCCACTTATGACTGACAGACTGGCTGCAACACACTCGGGTAACTAAACGTTACTACACAGGGATGCACTCAGGTGATGGCGGGCTGAGCAGTTGCATTAGACACAGAGCCTTTCATAGGACTGACTCCGCCTTCTTACAGACATGGCGGCGGTGCCAATTAattataaacttataaataaaaaggataTGTCATTTGTTGTAAAATTTAACACGTAGAAGCCATATTTGActaaaaatcagcattttgaCGGTACGTTAACTGTTTGAGCTTAGTGTGCATTTTGAAACACCTTATGGCATCGCAAGGAGGAAAACGCACACTTAAGCATGACATAGAGCAATACAATCACGGgtgaaaacatttaactttatGCAAGAAAATGATTTCTTACAAGTTGTGTAGTTTGTCGATGAAAAAGCCAGGCAGGTACTCTTGCAGCCTTGTGGGAGAACAAGTTCAGACTTGCTCAGACCGGTTCCAATTGGGCGGGTCCTGAGGATTTACTTATTCAGTAAGTCCTTAAACTAAGTTTTGTGAAATCAGTTTATTGTAAAGTACCAGGAAATCAAAtttatgacagaaaattataaGTTACTTAAACAGTCacactttttacttttctgtaagtaaaagcagacaaaatcaatttattgtaaaaaaatatacattttataattaaGTCACATGGACATTGCCACTGAAGGgctttttacagtgtatgtttAATGTAACTAAATTCCCCTGTTAAGCTAAAAACTATATCAGTTTAGTTTGATTTAAAGAACAACAAGTAAacaacaagtaaataaatacttCTATCACTATTACTACTCTTGCTACAGTTTAACCAAACATCATTGTCATAATTCTGTAATATTCATTTTTACCAGATATCTTTCCAaactttttatgatttttttctgtcttctgttATCTAAAGTATTGCTTCTGCTTCACTTTCACAGCACCACCACCTTCTCCCAGTAAATTATGAAATTTACAACACATTAATTCTGACTATTATTTACATGTTGACGCATGATTCTGATGAATTTACTCTTTCAAAATCCTAATTACATTTACTGTTTGATgcctttttgttattttcttgtcaGCTTTAAGTGATCCCTGGAGAAAAATATCTTGGGGGTGAGTAGATATAAATTTGATGCTGTAGCCTTCATTTGTGCCTCTGCTGCTCAACACCAACCTGTCTGacagtttatttgtttgtcagACCAGgattttattttggtttatgaccaaatacctgcaaaactaatggcatCCCATCACCCTCAGCTGTGTTGCTAATGAGCAAATGCTAcaatgctaacaagctaatctaacagtaaacattatacctgctgaaATTAGCATGTTAACTAAAAGTTATTTATAACCAGTTGAAATAATTAActaaaaataatggatgaaTAGTTGAAATAATTAGCTATAAGTATAATGTAACCATTGTTACTGTGAACACAGTACAATGCTAAGTACAACCtcactgctagcatggctgttgACTCTTACACTGTGTCTGAAATCTCTCATTTTCTACATAGTGCACTACTGTTTATTTACCCTCCaccattttatttgtatgtctGAACTGTGGCATGTACACTACTTTCTTCTAATAGGCCCACAGTGTGATGCACTGCATTTTATAGATGTGATAATTACTGTTGTGTCACCCAATCAGTCATAACATTcatctaaaatgtatttatttttacttgtttattttatttaaaaagggaCAATGTACAAGTTGAACATGTATAAAGTTATacaaaaaagaacacacaagacacaaaatacaaaactcacacaaacacaatagcacatcacaaaTGTGATAAAGCAAGTCAGGAACACAATAACATAGAATATCACAGTCAGTGAGtacagagctgagcagcttttaacagattttttaacTTGGTTCTGAAAgtaaagctgcagctcctcacgTTGTCAGGCAGCGTGTTCCACTGATTTGTTACAGAGAAAGCTGATTGCAAAAATGCAGTGCGGTGAAATAGTGCAATCTCCTatctggaggatctaatagaatttactgagcaagtgtacacaaagtcatgcagtggaggaggggccaaaccatgAACCACTAATTCActaatttgaaaataatctaaaattatcaaagctcagtaaatatTATTTCTCCAGGACCCGACAATGATGGAAATGTATTGGCTTTGTGTCCAGAGTTAGAGAAGAATCTCAATttacagctcattgtttagtGAACTGCTGAGTGACTGTTATACAGGGAGTAGTCAATGAATGTATGAcggagtgattttggacaccACCTTGTAAAAACTGATATGAACGTTTTATGCATTTAATCTAAAATCCAATTCAACAATTTTttacacagagacaaagagagagatcTGCAGTATGTGAGGAATTATCAACCTGAAAACACCAACGTCAAACATCTCAGGATCTTGCTCTACGGGCCAGTCACTTTTGGAAAGTCCAGCTTCATCAATTCTGTCGTCAGCGCCGTGAGAGGCAGGCTGAGCATTCCAGCTGAAGCCAATGcaaccaacagtaaaataagtcACTCCAAGAAAGTACGTAAACTAGCCCAGAACAagtctttttcttcctctactaattcttcttcacctcctttcactctgatttgatgtttttgacaCTAGAGATTTGACACACTTGCCTCATCTCCGTCTGGTGTTACTATTAGTGATGTTACCTTCCACACATGATCAACTTTTCAAAGCAAAAGTATTGCAGCGAGATGTTTCAATGCTTCATTTGCCAAAAATCATGTGACTACCTCAGACGAGGCCTCATTACATCAGGAGGTGTTTTGCTGGTTTTGGATACAGGATGTGCTTCTCAGTCTGCCACAGtatttaaaaacagagctgTAGACTCAGTTTAAAGGGGATCAGTTCTAATAGTGTAGACTTTATagaacaaaacaatgaaagcaGTAAGGCCATTTATATTCTAACTGTTTCATCCTTCCATACAAAGACAATACCAATAATTACTCTGACTGATGTCAGTATTTTACTGTATCAAATACTTcaaaccagatattttctaacgtAGTTGTTAATCTTTGGCagatgattcaaccaggagagtttcatgctgaTCCAACCCACAATTCTCTGCAAAttacaaacacaagacaaattaCAAGACACTAGTTAAAGGATGGCACCATTGTCAtaaatcctgcacatttccATGTTTCTTTCAGTATGAGACTCACAGAATCGAGAAAGGAAGCAGAGGAAACTTCTACCCTTTTGTATTCAATGACATCATGGGTCTGGAGGAAGGGACTGGATGTGGAGTCAGAGTGGAAGACATCAAACTGGCCTTGAAGGGACACGTGCAGGAGGGATACAAGGTACAACTGTAACACTTGATTCAGTCAAACGTTAGTTTTGTATGGCAGCATAGTGCTGACACCATGACAAGAAATATCTgctcagtttcttgttataacaagaaacttttcatgttattttgagatattttctcattattactAGATGccaaattattcagtttttacaaGAAATCTTCTtgtaataacaacatatcaCTTTGTTATCTCACAAAATGAACGTATCTCATTAAATCAAACTTCTCGTTATAACATGATAAGTTGGTTAGTAATAACAAGAAACTTCCATATGTCATTATGGTTTGAATAAGATTTATGTCATGTATTTAGTAtctagtaaaaataaatataaaaaatataaaatatctctgaataacatgaaaaatatcttgttataataaatatttcactaatTTTAGTTCTACTGGTAATGcagaattttatttatcttttaaagcTATTTAttagttaattttttttattaaaaatagatttgtatACTTCTCCTATTTGTTCAGTAGATATGAACCTTTTTTGTAGACTTTGTTGACATTGTTGCATCATTGTTTATATGgacttttatattattttacagttcaaTCCTGCATCTCCATTGTCAGACGGTGATCCTGGATACATCTCCTCACCGTCTGCAGATGACAAAGTTCATGTTCTGGTTTGTGTCTGTGATGCTAATGCATCAGAGATTAAGGAGCCTGTTATGCAGAAGATGAGGGAAATCAGAGAAGCAGCCAGTGGCTTGGGTAAGAGCAGTGCTTGAGAGAAGAGTATCAGCCAATGAAACACATCTGTTATAATAAGGTTGCAGGTACACTGCTCACAGTAAAGCTGAGTGTTCGTGAATCTGCTTCAATCAGTGAACTCATGCAGAACTAATGATGATGTGAATGTTGAGTATGTACAGACTGCAGCTCAGCTGATACTGCAGTTATGACACTGAtgtaaatatagaaatattagAGTTTAAAATAATCTGATAACGATGTAATATATCTAatttaatatatgtatataaacatttttgatatgaattaattattttaactaattaattatttgatatttatcCCTTAAATTTGGTTAGAGTCCAgtttcagactgaaatatctcaataactattggatgaatattgtacagatattcatgatcCTCTCAGGATGAATCTAATCTCTTCactgatcctctgacttttcaccCAGTGACATCATCCgctcaaaatttaaatttgtccgAAACATACAAACTGCTAAttatcaaatgttagcatgctaacgttaagatggtgaacatggtgagCATTATACCTgccaaacatcaacatgttagcatttagctaaaagaATGTCAGTACAGTACCTAAGTTACAGCCACACAGAGCAGCTCGCAGGGCTCTAGACTCTTATGAACATATTTACTGAGCATTCTCAGCTCCTCTTTTAGGCGCTAAACAGCTGAACTGTGATTCTCCTTATTTACTGACCATACTGAGGTTTTGTGTTagtaaaatggaagaaaagtgGCGCAGCTGAACATTCAaagttcagcagcagaaaacacttttCACTCCATTCTTGTCCAGACATACAGGTGAGTCTGATTCATCATCACTTTCTGCAAATCAGATGACGTGCAGCTTAATTTAAATATCCTGCTACGTCAAAACATTGTAACGACACAAATGTTTGTGATTAcgggccctattttaacgatctaaagtgcatggtctgaagcgcatggcgcaAATGCACTTAGTTTGTGTCCAAATCcgcttttgctattttaacagtGGAAAAATGGTCGCTGCGCCAGGCGCAcggttcaaaggggttgtccatagtctcctaattaatcatgggtgtgttttcagcgtaacatgcaataaaccaatcacagtgtcatctcccattctctttaagagccaggtgtgcttgcaccttggcggattgctattataacAGCGCATTTGCCGAGTAGCAAGAAGgagcgcttctctgcagaggaaacagatctgctcGTGAGCAAAGTGAAAGTGCACGATCCATAACaagcacactgctgctcctggaccctcccgtggtcccagaccaccagtttaagatcctgttcattcatttgttgcaaatttgtcttcgtttggtttttgaaaaggtttattatgtttttaatatataatgtttttttaaacctgaATGAACTGTGAAAGTTAACTGAAGTCAGGTTACTAAATGCATCTCTCTGTCGGCAGGGATTCCTCAAGTGGCGATTGTCACCAAAGTTGATCAAGCCTGTGGTGAAACTGAAAAGGATCTAAAGAATGTCTACAAGAGCAAATACCTGAAGAAAAAGGTgagtttctgtcagttttgttacagaaatgtaaagtaagttcagtatttttataatgtGAGCTCACTGTAGATGAattattgtttctttaa
This genomic interval carries:
- the LOC121907568 gene encoding interferon-induced protein 44-like, translated to MGGSPSTPSPPPPLSDPWRKISWGDKERDLQYVRNYQPENTNVKHLRILLYGPVTFGKSSFINSVVSAVRGRLSIPAEANATNSKISHSKKYETHRIEKGSRGNFYPFVFNDIMGLEEGTGCGVRVEDIKLALKGHVQEGYKFNPASPLSDGDPGYISSPSADDKVHVLVCVCDANASEIKEPVMQKMREIREAASGLGIPQVAIVTKVDQACGETEKDLKNVYKSKYLKKKITDFSARLGIPLNCIFAVKNYSSEIYLDEDVDTLILNALRLMIDFGDDFINKM